Part of the Vitis vinifera cultivar Pinot Noir 40024 chromosome 13, ASM3070453v1 genome is shown below.
AACTCAAGAACATCTCTCCTGTCCCTTTTTCTATGAATAAGGGCACAAACATTACTTAATAATATCTACTCAAGATTCTAACAATAATCATTCACACCAATTTTGATTGTAAACAAaaattggaggaaaaaaaaaattcaactcaCAGGAACATGGGAGTCTCTGGCACTCCTCTTGGGGTCAGTTGCAGAGAAGACGGTGTAGACAAGGACAAAAGTTCCAATGATCTCAGCGCCCAAGCCGGTGCCTTTGCTGTAGCCGGTGGAGAGCTCGTTGGCACCGCCCCCGTAGCGATCATAGTAAGCAGATTGGAAGGCTTTGACGAGACCCACACCGCAAATGGCTCCAAGACACTGAGCCACCATGTACAATATTGCTCGGATCAGCGACACCTTCCGGGCCAGGAACAGCCCAAAGGTCACCGCCGGGTTAATGTGTCCCCCTGCGCATTTTACAGAACTATCGGTCAGCATGTGCTACCTTGCGCCATGCCATTTACATTAAGATGAATCTTTTGATTTAAGGAAAAACCATGAGAAAGGGGAAAGAGTAAATCAATTTCATCTcatttattctaaatttttagcATGAAAAGAATCAAAACTTTCTGGGTGGGAAGGAAATTACATAAAGCTGATTGAAAAAGTAGTTTTTTTAAGAGAAGGTTCTCCATCACGATCGGAGAAAGAGACCCATACCATCTGTTTGGTGAGAAGGAAAACTAGAAAAAGGATAACagaagtaaaaaatttatgctTATTTTTCGGTTTGGGGCCCAAAGGAAGGGGTAAGGCAACTCCGGCCAATAGTTGAGTTGAAGCTTTTTACACTTTAGGAAACAAAGCCAACACTATTTTCCAATtatttctcagaaaccaaacgTCAACTCCATCAACTACCTCCTTCAAGTGAACCTTTCCAGCAGAATTATTtatcaagggaaaaaaaggaccaaaaagaaagaaaggaaagaaaggaaaaaaagctaTGAAGTTCTAACAgatcctttctttctttcccttttttttttaacttcacaAAGAAATGGTCATAACAATAAATGAATCCTTGAAAGAGAAAGACAAAgagggaaaaagagagaaagaaaaccaGTTTTCTAACTGATGTTttcagggtttttttttcttttcttttttttttttttgttctcgaGAATCAAAAAGAGTgcatgaaaacaaaagaaaaaagaacaaccCAGAAGAGAGAAAACTGACCAGAAATGCCGGCAGTGCAGTAAACAAGGATAAAGATCATGCCACCAAAAGACCAAGCAATGCCCAGAATGCCAACACCACCGCATGGGTCACCCCCGGCAGTCTGGCTCTTGTAGCCGATGACTGTCAGCACCGTAATGTAAAGGAAGAGCAGCGTGGCAATGAACTCCGCAATCAGAGCCCTGTAGAAGGACCACTTAGTGAGCTCAACTGAGTCGAACAGCGGCGCCGGCGGCGGGTCATGATAGTCCTTGGCGGAGAAGGACCCATGCTCCGCAACCTCAACGTCCTTAGTCATAAATGTTATAGCAGAAAAACACTAGGCAAAGAGAAGAGCTAGGGGGGTTCAGGAGAAGGTAGGTGAAGGTGGGAGAAGTTGAGAGTAGAGCGTGGAGACTGAGAGGAAGGGAAGGGCCGTATTTATGGGGAAGAAAGAGGAGTGTTGAGGTGGAATTGGGCTGGGCTGCCTTCTTGTTCACTGTAACCCCTCTGCAATGGTAAGTGGTAACTTGCCTTTTGTATattgtattaatattattattattattattattattattataagggCTTTTGGAGTGGGGTGTGGGTGGGCCTGCAAAGGGGCAAAGTGGGATAGGACACTGCATTCGCCAGCCAGCCAGCCACCTTCTCACCACACCCTCACTCACTCAGCCGCTGCTGCTGCAGCGCTGCTAACCGCCCCAGTCTCGTGCGACCCCACTTTCATGTCTCTTTAGTCTTTTTCCATTCAagttttctctttcttgtccCTTCCTTCCTCGGAATTGGCTTTAGGTGTCTACCCACCAACTCTTTCTGGGCATATCCCATCACCATTTCACCATCCCATTCCTTTCTAACCACACCAATCCTTGCTTTCACTTCAAAATATAGcataatttttctttcccaATCTCAACAATTCCCCATTTTGTGCAGgtttaaaagattaaaatctTATCATAAAagctatattttattattttatctcatatacaaacatttttcctcttcaatcaaaatttttgtaattaccATTTCAAAATCATGACATTTGCCAACAACAAAATGTCATCTCAAAACAGCCTTTACAAACGACCAAAACTTTtggggacaaaaaaaaaaaagaaaagactttTAGTCACATCTTGAATTTAGTCTTCCATTTAGTGATATGTCATGTACTTTCTGGCAAGTATTTATCTTCTCTACCACGCTTTATACCCTCATAATGAAgaacataatattattttgttactttgtgaaaaatttaaaaccaattaTGCACTTGTATAAGATAtgattgaaaaattacttaagacaacaaaaatatttttttccattttttccctttcaaaatgggattaaaatggaatgaaaagacttagaattttaaacttaaaataccAATccaattaaatttgttttttcacttcttaaaatatagaatttaaaatataaaaaaaaaaaccctttatttttttattaatacacTATTTAGTATAATTGTTTTGATAATGAACAAAAACGGCTTTGGAATGTTTTTGTAAattcattaagaaaaaaaattcttacttATTTGGGTACAGTGtttttggacaaaaatgatttctttaaaacaaaattaattttattctcaaagTAATATGTCTCATTCATATGCATATCTATATTATAAAACCATAATTGATaatcataattttgattttttttttaaatgatcaaAAAATCATAGTCGATGATTGTATGTAATAATATACACTCAATCTTTTATCATGTAAACATgaaaaagtcatatatatatatatatatatatataactttttgcATATTAATCACAACATGAAAAAGTCTTATAGTCACCGAcggttttattgaaaaaaaaaaattcaaatgttcAAGTCATTTTGCATATTAATCACAACATGAAAAAGTCTTATATATAGTCACCGACggttttattgaagaaaaaaaattcaaatgttcAACTCAAAATCACGACTTATTTTGGTAGGagatttaatttgtaaatttttttaatatattatttttgcaaCCGAGGACACGCATATTTCGAAAAACATAGGTAAGTAACACACGTGCAACTCACGTGAGAGAAGCTGTGTGCATATACGATCCTTTTCCCGTATTAAACACTCATACGATTGCATGGAAGGAAGTGCAATGTTTGCAGTCAAGCGAGGAGAGCCGACTGTGCCCGTACGATTGTAATCTGGCGGGGCAGACCCACGGAGCACGGACTCATTAATAAGGCCCGCATTCACACAGCTGATCGCTCTCACAGGTCAAAGTACGAACGTGGCAGCCTTTGATTGGTCTCCATGAAAAGACAGCGACGAAACAA
Proteins encoded:
- the PIP2;1 gene encoding aquaporin-like (The RefSeq protein has 2 substitutions compared to this genomic sequence); translation: MTKDVEVAEHGSFSAKDYHDPPPAPLFDSVELTKWSFYRALIAEFIATLLFLYITVLTVIGYKSQTAGGDPCGGVGILGIAWSFGGMIFILVYCTAGISGGHINPAVTFGLFLARKVSLIRAILYMVAQCLGAICGVGLVKAFQSAYYDRYGGGANELSTGYSKGTGLGAEIIGTFVLVYTVFSATDPKKSARDSHVPVLAPLPIGFAVFMVHLATIPITGTGINPARSLGAAVIYNNEKAWDDQWIFWVGPFIGAAIAAFYHQFILRAGAVKALGSFRSTAHV